In Amycolatopsis methanolica 239, a single genomic region encodes these proteins:
- a CDS encoding TRAP transporter permease, translating to MTKPGKGDEVSDIVAEHDEERPARRLSRGPDLLVYLAALAVALLVLKQVFFPYSKGNQFYLVIFLGCTLPLVFLCYRPLARSRRSPDNPWLLDWTLALVALVVGLYPVLSGYDDFLDRQGQLSTLDIVAGALLLLLILEATRRTTGWVLPVVCLLFLAYAYYGGYLPPDWGIAHAGVDFSQIINALYNDASGFFGTPLDVAASYIVLFTIYGAVLEASGAGRFFVDISFAAFRRSRTAPGRTTVLSGFLLGTVSGSGTATAVSLGSITWPILNRAGYPREHAGGLLAASGIGAILSPPTLGAAAFIIAEYLQTSYLTVLIWASVPTLLYYLGIVFAMEADARRFQAKPVDVERGDPWRLLLRGGYHFLSLAIIVVFLALDIPPFAAVVYATGVAALFALIARQRDVRGWAVDMVGALSRGVRSALPVIAVCAAAGVITSTITKTGLGLELADALVDVARAVTDNATVVLVLTVLLSAVAVGVLGLAVPVTASFIIAWVVIAPALETLGVAPAERAMFIFYYAVLSEVTPPTALAAVAAAAITGGRVMKTMWQCWKYTLPAFLVPIAFVLTDNGAALLLQSGAVTVVWVLAVSALAVAALGVVTGGWLFGPVHPAVRVLFVPAAVCLLYLEPGPIVAGLAFGVVATAAHLVIRRRRHETTADGAGDGGPGRDGLRREATEPAGGGREPGV from the coding sequence ATGACCAAGCCCGGGAAGGGCGACGAGGTCAGCGACATCGTCGCCGAGCACGACGAAGAACGGCCAGCGCGGCGGTTGTCGCGGGGGCCCGACCTGCTGGTGTACCTGGCCGCGCTCGCGGTCGCCCTGCTCGTGCTGAAGCAGGTCTTCTTCCCCTACAGCAAGGGAAACCAGTTCTACCTGGTGATCTTCCTCGGCTGCACCCTGCCGCTGGTGTTCCTCTGCTACCGGCCGCTGGCGCGGTCACGGCGCTCCCCGGACAATCCGTGGCTGCTGGACTGGACGCTGGCCCTGGTGGCTCTGGTCGTGGGCCTGTACCCGGTGCTGTCCGGCTACGACGACTTCCTCGACCGGCAGGGGCAGCTGTCCACCCTCGACATCGTCGCGGGCGCGTTGCTGCTCCTGCTCATCCTGGAGGCGACCCGCCGGACCACGGGCTGGGTGCTGCCGGTGGTCTGCCTGCTCTTCCTCGCCTACGCCTACTACGGCGGCTACCTGCCGCCGGACTGGGGCATCGCGCACGCCGGCGTGGACTTCAGCCAGATCATCAACGCCCTCTACAACGACGCCAGCGGCTTCTTCGGCACCCCCCTGGACGTGGCCGCCAGCTACATCGTGCTGTTCACGATCTACGGCGCGGTGCTGGAGGCCTCCGGCGCCGGACGGTTCTTCGTCGACATCTCCTTCGCCGCGTTCCGCCGGTCCCGCACGGCGCCGGGCCGCACGACGGTGCTGTCCGGGTTCCTGCTGGGCACGGTGTCCGGCTCGGGCACCGCCACCGCGGTCAGCCTCGGCTCGATCACCTGGCCGATCCTCAACCGGGCCGGCTACCCGCGGGAGCACGCCGGCGGCCTGCTCGCCGCGTCGGGGATCGGCGCGATCCTGTCGCCGCCGACGCTGGGCGCGGCCGCGTTCATCATCGCCGAGTACCTGCAGACCTCCTACCTGACCGTGCTGATCTGGGCGTCGGTGCCGACGTTGCTCTACTACCTCGGCATCGTGTTCGCGATGGAGGCCGACGCGCGACGCTTCCAGGCCAAGCCGGTGGACGTCGAGCGCGGCGACCCGTGGCGGCTGCTGTTGCGCGGCGGCTACCACTTCCTGTCGCTGGCGATCATCGTGGTGTTCCTGGCGCTGGACATCCCGCCGTTCGCGGCCGTGGTGTACGCGACCGGGGTGGCGGCCCTGTTCGCGTTGATCGCCCGGCAGCGGGACGTGCGCGGCTGGGCGGTGGACATGGTCGGCGCGCTGTCGCGGGGTGTGCGGAGCGCGCTGCCGGTGATCGCGGTGTGCGCGGCGGCCGGTGTGATCACGTCCACGATCACCAAGACCGGGCTGGGCCTGGAACTCGCCGACGCGCTGGTCGACGTGGCGCGGGCGGTCACCGACAACGCGACGGTCGTGCTGGTGCTGACGGTGCTGCTGTCCGCGGTCGCGGTCGGGGTACTCGGGCTGGCGGTGCCGGTGACGGCGTCGTTCATCATCGCGTGGGTGGTGATCGCGCCGGCACTGGAGACGCTGGGCGTGGCGCCGGCCGAACGCGCCATGTTCATCTTCTACTACGCGGTGCTGTCGGAGGTCACGCCGCCGACGGCGCTGGCGGCGGTCGCGGCGGCGGCGATCACCGGTGGCCGGGTCATGAAGACCATGTGGCAGTGCTGGAAGTACACGCTGCCGGCGTTCCTGGTGCCGATCGCGTTCGTGCTCACCGACAACGGGGCGGCGCTGCTGCTGCAGTCCGGTGCGGTGACGGTGGTGTGGGTGCTGGCGGTGTCCGCGCTCGCCGTCGCCGCGCTCGGCGTGGTGACCGGCGGGTGGCTGTTCGGGCCGGTCCACCCGGCGGTCCGCGTGCTCTTCGTGCCCGCCGCGGTGTGCCTGCTCTACCTGGAGCCGGGGCCGATCGTGGCGGGCCTGGCCTTCGGCGTGGTCGCGACGGCCGCGCACCTCGTGATCAGAAGGAGGCGGCATGAAACGACTGCTGACGGTGCTGGTGACGGTGGCCCTGGTCGCGACGGGCTGCGGCGGGAAGCAACCGAACCAGCAGGCGGCGGGCGGGAGCCAGGGGTGTGA
- a CDS encoding cytochrome P450 gives MRQLTGRVREIVDEHLDAVAGESRPVDLVRTWAQPVPAQVICELLGVPYANRARFQGHALDLFRLDRTPEQAAAAYSAVHEFVRDLVAAKRVAPADDLLSGLTASDLTDEELVNIGFVLLGAGLDTTANMLALGAFTLLTHPGAADVLRAEPGWAIEELLRYHSVIPFTVRAALADVELDGERIAAGECVTVCLPEANRDPARFPDPDVLDLLRPSAGHVAFGHGVHQCLGQQLARVELQVALPALVTRFPSLRLAVPAADVTMRAGSLVRGVDELLVTWED, from the coding sequence ATGCGGCAGCTGACGGGACGCGTGCGCGAGATCGTGGACGAGCACCTCGACGCCGTCGCCGGGGAGAGCAGGCCGGTGGACCTGGTGCGCACCTGGGCGCAGCCGGTCCCCGCACAGGTGATCTGCGAGCTGCTCGGGGTGCCCTACGCGAACCGCGCGCGGTTCCAAGGGCACGCGCTGGACCTGTTCCGCCTGGACCGGACGCCGGAGCAGGCCGCGGCGGCGTACTCGGCGGTGCACGAGTTCGTGCGCGACCTGGTGGCGGCCAAGCGAGTCGCGCCTGCGGACGACCTGCTGAGCGGGCTCACCGCGAGCGACCTCACCGACGAGGAGCTGGTCAACATCGGCTTCGTGCTGCTCGGCGCAGGCCTGGACACCACGGCGAACATGCTCGCGCTGGGCGCGTTCACCCTGCTCACCCACCCCGGCGCGGCGGACGTCCTGCGCGCCGAGCCCGGGTGGGCGATCGAGGAGCTGCTGCGCTACCACAGCGTCATCCCGTTCACGGTCCGCGCGGCGCTGGCGGACGTCGAGCTGGACGGCGAGCGGATCGCCGCAGGCGAGTGCGTCACCGTGTGCCTGCCCGAGGCCAACCGCGACCCGGCGCGCTTCCCCGATCCGGACGTGCTCGACCTGCTCCGGCCGTCCGCCGGGCACGTCGCGTTCGGCCACGGCGTGCACCAGTGCCTCGGCCAGCAGCTCGCCAGGGTGGAGCTGCAGGTCGCGTTGCCGGCGCTGGTGACGAGGTTCCCGTCGCTGCGGCTCGCGGTGCCGGCCGCGGATGTCACGATGCGCGCGGGAAGCCTGGTGCGCGGGGTGGACGAACTGCTGGTGACCTGGGAGGACTGA
- a CDS encoding oxidoreductase, with amino-acid sequence MKVCLVTGASCGIGLATALEPLRGGHVVYGAARRVARMAPLRDAGGHALAMDAREGEDLERAVATVVEEQGRIDVLVNNAGTVLHGAVEDVPLALARDQLEVNLLAPARLVQLVLPRMRERRAGTIVNVSSIGGEIALPLGAWYYAAKHALEAFSDTLRMEVAPFGIDVVVVQPGIITTGFEDGTAAQLREFSGAGAYREMAESMAERAEAGLSEGSAPAVVADVVRRAVESGRPETRYAVGWMAEKLLELNRTLPDREFDALVTRVR; translated from the coding sequence ATGAAGGTGTGCTTGGTGACCGGGGCGTCGTGCGGGATCGGGCTGGCGACGGCGCTGGAGCCGCTGCGCGGCGGTCACGTCGTGTACGGCGCGGCGCGGCGGGTGGCGCGGATGGCGCCGTTACGGGACGCCGGTGGCCACGCGCTGGCGATGGACGCCCGCGAGGGCGAGGACCTCGAACGCGCCGTCGCCACCGTCGTCGAGGAGCAGGGGCGGATCGACGTGCTGGTCAACAACGCCGGGACGGTCCTGCACGGCGCGGTGGAGGACGTGCCGCTCGCCCTGGCGCGGGACCAGCTGGAGGTCAACCTGCTCGCGCCGGCGCGGCTGGTCCAGCTCGTCCTGCCGCGCATGCGGGAGCGGCGCGCGGGGACGATCGTCAACGTCTCCTCGATCGGCGGTGAGATCGCGTTGCCGCTCGGCGCCTGGTACTACGCGGCGAAACACGCGCTCGAAGCCTTCTCCGACACGCTGCGCATGGAGGTCGCGCCGTTCGGGATCGACGTCGTGGTCGTCCAGCCCGGCATCATCACTACCGGTTTCGAGGACGGGACGGCCGCGCAGCTGCGGGAGTTCTCCGGCGCCGGCGCGTACCGGGAGATGGCCGAGTCCATGGCGGAGCGTGCCGAGGCCGGCCTCAGCGAGGGGTCCGCCCCCGCCGTCGTCGCCGACGTCGTCCGGCGGGCCGTGGAGTCCGGCCGCCCGGAGACCCGCTACGCCGTCGGCTGGATGGCGGAGAAGCTGCTGGAGCTCAACAGAACCCTGCCGGACCGCGAGTTCGACGCGCTGGTGACCCGGGTACGGTAG
- a CDS encoding intradiol ring-cleavage dioxygenase encodes MRDEKPAYRGRPLPRPHDEVVDQGLGFDIGTLFDRRRALRFLGIGAAGVALTACGAGPTGSTTTTTTTSAASATGEIPDETAGPYPGDGSNGPDVLEQSGIVRSDIRSSFGESTGTAEGVPTTLQLTVSDLANGGAAFAGVAVYVWHCTREGGYSMYSDGVEDQNFLRGVQVAGADGRVRFTSIFPACYDGRWPHIHFEVYPDQASITDSSNAIATSQVALPQDVCQTVYQQPGYEDSVTNLQKVSLSSDNVFGDDGGASQLATVTGDVTNGYTVSLAVRVDTRTTPSAGSAPDGGPGGTPPSR; translated from the coding sequence ATGCGAGACGAAAAGCCCGCCTACCGGGGCCGCCCCCTCCCCCGCCCGCACGACGAGGTCGTCGACCAGGGGCTGGGCTTCGACATCGGCACCCTGTTCGACCGCCGCCGGGCGTTGCGGTTCCTCGGCATCGGCGCGGCCGGTGTCGCGCTCACCGCGTGCGGCGCGGGGCCGACCGGCTCCACGACGACGACCACCACCACTTCGGCCGCGTCCGCGACCGGCGAGATCCCGGACGAGACCGCGGGCCCCTACCCCGGCGACGGCTCCAACGGGCCGGACGTGCTGGAGCAGAGCGGCATCGTGCGCAGCGACATCCGCTCCAGCTTCGGCGAATCCACCGGCACCGCCGAGGGCGTGCCGACGACGCTCCAGCTGACCGTGTCCGACCTGGCCAACGGCGGCGCCGCGTTCGCCGGGGTCGCGGTGTACGTGTGGCACTGCACACGCGAGGGCGGCTACTCGATGTACTCCGACGGCGTCGAGGACCAGAACTTCCTACGCGGCGTGCAGGTCGCCGGCGCCGACGGGCGCGTACGGTTCACCAGCATCTTCCCGGCCTGCTACGACGGCCGCTGGCCGCACATCCACTTCGAGGTCTACCCCGATCAGGCGAGCATCACCGACTCGTCGAACGCGATCGCCACCTCGCAGGTCGCGCTGCCGCAGGACGTGTGCCAGACCGTCTACCAGCAGCCCGGCTACGAAGACTCCGTCACGAACCTGCAGAAGGTGAGCCTGTCGAGCGACAACGTCTTCGGCGACGACGGCGGCGCGTCCCAGCTGGCGACCGTCACCGGAGACGTCACCAACGGCTACACCGTGAGCCTCGCGGTGCGCGTGGACACCCGGACCACCCCCTCCGCCGGCTCCGCCCCTGACGGCGGTCCGGGTGGGACACCGCCGTCGCGCTAG
- a CDS encoding Imm26 family immunity protein: MHPGDVFAMLMPDDLYLFGRIVATNAAGPMGKGIVVYVFRARSATLAPPPRAELVPDRLLLPPQFVNRYPWSQGYFATVEHRPLLPGEVLPVHCFHEVIRDRYVDENRAPMPGPVEPVGRFLLNSVRTLDDAVSEALGIPLAP, encoded by the coding sequence CTGCACCCGGGTGACGTCTTCGCGATGCTGATGCCGGACGATCTGTACCTCTTCGGCCGGATCGTCGCGACGAACGCGGCCGGCCCGATGGGCAAGGGCATCGTGGTCTACGTCTTCCGAGCCCGGTCCGCGACCCTGGCGCCGCCTCCGCGAGCGGAGCTGGTGCCGGATCGGCTTCTGCTCCCGCCGCAGTTCGTCAACCGGTACCCCTGGTCCCAGGGCTACTTCGCAACCGTCGAGCACCGGCCGCTGTTGCCCGGCGAGGTGCTGCCGGTGCATTGTTTCCACGAGGTGATCCGCGACCGGTACGTCGACGAGAACCGCGCGCCCATGCCGGGGCCCGTCGAACCCGTGGGGCGGTTCCTGCTCAACAGCGTCCGCACGCTGGACGATGCCGTCAGCGAGGCGCTCGGTATTCCACTCGCCCCATGA
- a CDS encoding ESX secretion-associated protein EspG: MVSRFDFTLGSVEAVVVGRALGVDVRVFPLRISHTTVDPLRFARLALRVHEDLQDRGLSTRGELDPGVRTAFELLGDHRVTVTASGTDSRAGDLALHAATDGAQALVIRQAPGEDRLWFSLFPDEELVPRVAGSLTPADPAPGTPLSVSRREDERPRSALAALRQAEEEFDEEETEAFGSLQVTTVVRSRRPARARAVSEEDRLDEVLAAPRRGGGYFTAHGRGRHGERRSAIPVTWLDTEDGRYLVSTRTDATGTITATYAPAGFPAVAEAVRDMIAAVY, encoded by the coding sequence ATGGTGTCTCGGTTCGACTTCACGCTCGGCAGCGTGGAGGCCGTCGTCGTCGGGCGGGCGCTGGGCGTCGACGTCCGCGTGTTCCCCCTGCGCATCAGCCACACCACTGTGGACCCGCTCCGCTTCGCCAGACTCGCGCTCCGCGTCCACGAGGACCTGCAGGATCGCGGCCTGTCCACCCGCGGCGAGCTCGACCCGGGCGTGCGCACCGCGTTCGAGCTGCTCGGCGACCACCGCGTCACGGTCACCGCGAGCGGGACCGACTCGCGCGCCGGTGACCTCGCTCTGCACGCCGCCACCGACGGCGCCCAGGCGCTCGTGATCCGCCAGGCCCCCGGCGAGGACAGGCTGTGGTTCTCCCTCTTCCCGGACGAGGAGCTGGTGCCCCGCGTGGCCGGCTCGCTCACCCCGGCCGACCCCGCGCCCGGTACGCCGCTGTCGGTGTCGCGCCGCGAGGACGAGCGTCCGCGCTCGGCGCTGGCCGCGTTGCGCCAGGCCGAGGAGGAGTTCGACGAGGAGGAGACCGAGGCCTTCGGCAGCCTCCAGGTCACCACGGTCGTGCGGTCGCGGCGGCCCGCGCGTGCCCGCGCGGTGTCTGAAGAGGACCGGCTCGACGAGGTCCTCGCAGCGCCGCGGCGCGGCGGCGGCTACTTCACCGCGCACGGCCGCGGACGCCACGGCGAACGCCGCTCGGCCATCCCCGTCACGTGGCTGGACACCGAGGACGGGCGGTACCTGGTGAGCACCCGGACCGACGCGACCGGGACGATCACCGCGACCTACGCGCCCGCGGGGTTCCCGGCGGTCGCCGAAGCCGTCCGCGACATGATCGCTGCCGTCTACTGA